In Calypte anna isolate BGI_N300 chromosome Z, bCalAnn1_v1.p, whole genome shotgun sequence, the following are encoded in one genomic region:
- the LOC115599866 gene encoding extensin-like, with translation MLPAAFVVAVVAVVAVAVALVVVVVVVVVVAARPSPARPGPPRPRSSPRRTLAPTRRRLTPARSAGTQRRAPPTAAATPRPLPPFTTPTTNTTPPRHDTPPRGMHPPTPRHAAPTHPPWTLPLPPGTRPPFPPPFHDPPREAPTPRHATPTPPWTRLSCRGTAPRPPAGFARDHAAPPLRDAPTPSPPLNTPTTPRVAPTPRHPTAGCTHPRHAQSPTPRPPCSFRPPLDSPTTPWEAPTPNSTSRPPPWDTHATPTAGHSYHAAEHAHPSIPRHAPHGARPLAPHALLRDAPTPDTPRPHSGHAHHPAGCAHPPTPRQPPPAGLVHHPLDTPTTPRDAPTTPSRHAPPAGYSCRTTHTHSLVTPINPICPPPPLHAHPLDTPINQGGFAHPPTPLHAPLRDSPTPRQAAPTPGHAYHAVEHAHPSIHATPPWDTLTPRQAHPLDTPITQRDSLIPPLHATPPEGLSNSHATPPRGICPPRPPLDTPITPRDSPIPLLHATPPGGCCRHATPIP, from the exons ATGCTGCCTGCGGCCTTTGTGGTGGCTGTGGTCGCTGTGGTTGCTGTGGCGGTAGCTCTGGtggttgtggtggtggtggttgtggtGGTGgcggcccggcccagcccggcccggcccggcccgccccggccccgctcctCTCCCCGCCGGACCCTCGCACCGACGCGGCGGCGACTGACGCCCGCCCGCTCCGCCGGAACACAAAGACGCGCGCCGCCGACGGCAGCCGCCACGCCacgccccctcccccccttcacCACGCCCACCACCAACACGACTCCCCCACGACACGACACGCCCCCCCGCGGGatgcacccacccaccccccgcCACGCCGCGCCCACCCACCCCCCCTGGACACTCCCACTACCCCCCGGAACGcgccccccctttccccccccattCCACGACCCCCCGCGGGAAGCGCCCACCCCCCGCCACGCCACGCCCACCCCCCCCTGGACACGCCTATCATGCCGCGGAACCGCGCCACGCCCCCCCGCAGGATTCGCCCGCGACCACGCCGCGCCCCCCCTGCGGGATGCACCCACGCCGAGCCCACCTCTGAACACGCCCACTACCCCGCGGGTCGCGCCCACCCCCCGACACCCCACCGCGGGATGCACCCATCCACGCCACGCCCAATCCCCTACGCCACGCCCCCCCTGCAGTTTTCGCCCACCCCTGGACTCGCCCACCACGCCGTGGGAAGCGCCCACCCCCAACTCCACGTCACGCCCCCCCCCGTGGGATACTCACGCCACGCCCACCGCTGGACACTCCTATCATGCCGCGGAACACGCCCATCCCTCCATTCCACGCCACGCCCCCCACGGGGCTCGTCCACTCGCACCCCACGCTCTCCTGCGGGATGCACCCACCCCTGACACACCGCGCCCACACTCTGGACACGCCCATCACCCCGCGGGATGCGCCCACCCCCCCACTCCACGCCAGCCCCCCCCTGCGGGACTCGTCCACCACCCCTTGGACACGCCCACTACCCCGCGGGACGCGCCCACAACCCCTTCACGCCACGCCCCCCCCGCGGGATACTCCTGCCGCACCACGCACACCCACTCCCTGGTCACGCCTATTAACCC GATTTGCCCGCCCCCCCCACTCCACGCCCACCCCCTGGACACGCCCATCAATCAGGGGGGGTTCGCCCACCCTCCCACTCCACTCCACGCCCCACTGCGGGATTCACCCACCCCTCGCCAAGCCGCGCCCACCCCCGGACACGCCTATCATGCCGTGGAACACGCCCACCCCTCAATCCACGCCACGCCCCCGTGGGATACACTCACCCCCCGCCAGGCCCATCCCCTTGACACGCCCATTACTCAACGGGATTCACTAATCCCTCCACTCCATGCCACGCCCCCCGAGGGATTATCCAACTCCCACGCCACGCCCCCACGCGGGATATGCCCGCCACGCCCACCCCTGGACACGCCCATCACCCCGCGGGATTCACCCATCCCTCTACTCCACGCCACACCCCCCGGGGGATGCTGTCGCCACGCCACGCCCATACCCTAG